One window of the Podospora pseudocomata strain CBS 415.72m chromosome 7, whole genome shotgun sequence genome contains the following:
- a CDS encoding hypothetical protein (COG:O; EggNog:ENOG503P31K), which produces MPLHIVLLAPQLTQPSSASLEEEWTTATALADKHSRTLLSIDCSEHPTHCEIQPSMTFPSIFLLQANKPPVKYLGPLLSKSLNNFLSRSTRLQPTPLTQVDDLAKFKTSDETVFILFLPRPQEFVTSVYEDLAQKYKNEFTFGTVVGVDKLLEKERVDLELKGVLVVYKPLDGETEKLDLTTVNSGVDEIEKFIKESSRLTITDLSPWNHPRLLELQKPLVYLFAPTPSARDNLRSQYLRFAKDYHQQFVSILVDPHLFPDLMPQLGLLDTTRFPAGAVRLVAEDKIYPYPQTEEMTLGRVQGWGMRIWQGGVEAWVPGGGEKKGGDSGKKEGGGDSGIRIQGKVGTKRKVTVGGGGWGKGKGKIPTIPGVRINIPGVRRDEL; this is translated from the exons ATGCCGCTTCACATTGTCTTGCTTGCGCCTCAGCTAACACA ACCTTCGAGCGCCTCCCTCGAAGAAGAATGGACaaccgccaccgccctcgccgatAAACACTCTCGAACCCTACTCAGCATCGACTGCTCAGAACACCCAACCCACTGCGAAATCCAACCCTCCATGaccttcccctccatcttcctaCTCCAagcaaacaaacccccaGTTAAATACCTCGGTCCCTTGCTATCCAAATCCTTGAATAACTTTCTGTCTCGGTCCACCCGTCTCCAGCCAACGCCCCTCACGCAAGTAGACGACCTTGCCAAGTTCAAAACCTCGGATGAGACAGTCTTTATTCTCTTTCTTCCCCGGCCGCAGGAGTTTGTTACCAGTGTATACGAAGACCTCGCCCAAAAGTACAAGAATGAGTTCACCTTTGGAactgtggtgggggttgataAACTTCTCGAGAAGGAAAGGGTAGATTTGGAGTTGAAaggggtgctggtggtgtatAAACCCCTCGACGGCGAGACAGAAAAGCTTGACCTTACAACAGTCAActctggtgttgatgagattGAAAAATT TATCAAAGAATCCTCCCGCCTCACAATAACAGATCTCTCCCCCTGGAACCACCCCCGCCTTCTCGAG CTCCAAAAACCACTGGTCTACCTCTTCGCCCCGACCCCCTCCGCCCGTGACAACCTCCGCAGCCAGTACCTCCGTTTTGCAAAGGATTACCACCAGCAATTCGTCTCCATTCTTGTTGATCCTCACCTATTTCCTGATCTCATGCCCCAGTTGGGGTTGCTTGACACGACAAGGTTCCCGGCGGGGGCTGTGCGCCTCGTGGCTGAAGATAAAATATATCCTTACCCTCAAACGGAAGAGATGacgttggggagggtgcaggggtgggggatgaggatttggcaggggggggttgaggcttgggttcccggtggtggtgagaagaaagggggggatagtgggaagaaggaaggagggggggatagTGGGATTAGGATTCAGGGAAAGGTagggacgaagaggaaggttactgttggtggtgggggatgggggaaggggaagggcaaGATTCCGACGATACCAGGGGTGAGGATTAATATTCctggggtgaggagggatgaGCTTTag
- a CDS encoding hypothetical protein (COG:U; EggNog:ENOG503NUWN): protein MRSPSSFAVLAAALAQAHAQYLVNDLSFGYGPRIAPEGQHQIPNYGMQGRPGLPELLSNKIILTPVAPGNQRGAVWSSNQLNQQNWIADVEFRANGPERGGGNLNIWLARDGAHVIGTESIYTVGRFDGLALVIDQHSGSGGMLRGFLNDGTTDYRSQHNVDSLAFGQCSFGYRNLGRPTQIKIRQTDQKFSIEVAGRPCLESDKIRLPPGYNVGITAASADTPDSFEVFKLVVLTDDSHHYGGSDNTQHHDSYASHQENTHQQDQHYQQQQQQEEPKRKMNFGRGGQAKIEDPYDNVIPDQDASTISTQQAQFADLHNRVQSINHHLSSIFRTLGQNHGVGEQRHAELSSMINDVKNFLHRLDKLDVLEHRMGDVERELRSLRSELSGKLRESENAIKYHVSDKHEALHEHVKEHAGTGHTKLILVIILSQAVLAGAFYMYKKRKSSPKKYL, encoded by the exons ATGCGCTCGCCATCGAGCTTCGCCGTGCTCGCTGCGGCTTTGGCCCAGGCGCATGCGCAGTATCTTGTCAATGACCTCAGTTTTGGTTATGGCCCCAG AATAGCTCCCGAGGGGCAGCACCAGATCCCAAACTATGGAATGCAAGGCCGACCTGGTCTTCCGGAATTGCTCTCCAACAAAATCATCCTTACGCCAGTAGCCCCCGGTAACCAACGCGGTGCTGTCTGGTCTTCAAATCAGCTCAACCAGCAGAACTGGATCGCCGATGTCGAGTTTCGTGCGAACGGTCCGgagcggggtggtggtaacCTCAACATCTGGCTGGCAAGGGACGGTGCCCATGTGATCGGGACCGAGAGCATCTACACAGTCGGCAGGTTCGATGGTCTGGCTCTGGTGATCGACCAACACAGCGGGTCTGGCGGTATGCTTCGCGGCTTCCTCAACGACGGTACCACCGATTATAGGTCCCAGCACAACGTAGACAGCCTGGCTTTTGGTCAGTGCAGCTTTGGTTACCGGAACCTCGGCCGTCCCACCCAGATCAAGATTCGACAAACCGACCAGAAATTCAGCATCGAAGTTGCCGGGCGCCCATGCCTCGAGAGCGACAAGATCCGCCTTCCTCCCGGATACAACGTCGGTATCACTGCCGCCTCCGCCGATACGCCTGATTCCTTCGAGGTGTTCAAGCTTGTTGTTTTGACCGACGACAGCCATCATTATGGCGGTTCTGACAACACCCAGCACCACGACAGCTATGCATCCCATCAGGAGAACACCCACCAGCAAGACCAACAttaccagcagcaacaacagcaggaggagcccaagaggaagatgaactTTGGCCGCGGAGGTCAGGCCAAGATCGAGGATCCCTATGACAACGTAATTCCCGACCAAGATGCGTCCACCATTTCCACTCAGCAAGCCCAGTTTGCCGATCTGCACAACCGTGTCCAGAGCATCAACCACCATttgtcctccatcttccGCACTCTTGGCCAGAACCACGGTGTCGGGGAGCAACGCCATGCCGAGCTCTCATCCATGATCAACGATGTCAAGAacttcctccaccgcctggACAAGCTTGACGTTCTGGAGCATCGTATGGGAGATGTCGAGCGCGAATTGAGATCTCTTCGGAGTGAGCTCAGCGGAAAGTTGAGGGAGAGCGAGAACGCCATCAAGTACCACGTCAGTGACAAGCATGAGGCGCTGCATGAGCATGTCAAGGAGCACGCCGGGACTGGACACACCAAGCTGATTTTGGTGATTATTCTGAGCCAGGCGGTGTTGGCCGGTGCGTTTTACATGTataagaagaggaagagctcgCCAAAGAAGTACCTTTAG
- a CDS encoding hypothetical protein (COG:S; EggNog:ENOG503P4HJ) has translation MSTTDTAPAEIPSQQQPIADLPSGDPIPSPSKPLTTPPNTLPLTTLLANLPSSTNLFLSRLEKCMSTPSGIDTVMLLLCYTSKLAASVLTSGHITTLLSKTSQPIARKTLATLLAKRLNNLSALMSESRVILRLWALLGIYSWGRSIVSSPTTSITAKTLDYIRLVLCVLLQGLENGAYLSFRGVMGWSPEQQGRAYKWSARFWGAFVGIEIGKLLAERVGRKVQKKDGEEEKKEAREWKRKLAKSLAWAPLTVHWSVDGGLPGVTEGVVGLLASVPGVIQMGDLWETVTK, from the coding sequence atgtccaccaccgacaCCGCCCCGGCCGAAatcccctcccaacaacaacccatcgCCGACCTCCCCTCAGGCGACCCAAtcccctcgccctccaaaccgttgaccaccccccccaacaccctccccctaaccaccctcctcgccaacctcccctcctccacaaacttgttcctctcccgcctcgaGAAATGCATGTCCACCCCCTCAGGGATCGACACAgtgatgctgttgctgtgctacacctccaaactcgcCGCCTCAGTCCTCACCTCTGGTCACataaccaccctcctctccaaaacctcccaacccatcGCCCGCAAAaccctcgccaccctcctcgccaaacgtctcaacaacctctcgGCGTTGATGTCCGAGTCAAGGGTTATCCTCCGCCTCTGGGCGCTATTGGGGATCTACTCCTGGGGCCGCTCCATCGTCTCCTCCCCTACGACATCTATCACTGCCAAAACGCTGGATTATATCCGGCTTGTCCTCTGTGTTTTGCTTCAGGGGCTGGAGAACGGGGCGTACTTGAGTTtcaggggggtgatggggtggaGTCCGGAGCAGCAGGGGAGGGCGTACAAATGGTCGGCTAGGTTTTGGGGGGCGTTTGTCGGGATCGAAATTGGGAAATTGCTTGCTGAGCGGGTGGGCAGGAAGGTTCagaagaaggatggagaggaagagaagaaggaggcgagggagtggaagaggaagctggcCAAGAGTTTGGCTTGGGCGCCGTTGACGGTGCATTGGAgtgtggatggggggttgccgggggtgacggagggggtggtggggctGTTGGCTAGTGTGCCGGGGGTGATTCAGATGGGGGATTTGTGGGAGACGGTGACGAAATAG
- a CDS encoding hypothetical protein (COG:Q; EggNog:ENOG503NXY3) — protein MTPLLVLLALALLLIYLLSPLLSRDTLPGPLYARLTSLILKYHEFTATRTTYIHSLHLRYGPVVRIAPNEVAFASAAAAKEIYCSNGSGYDKTEWYDLFKVYDRRTMFTTLGKSEHAKRKRLLADRYANSNIMKGGVMEGIKQRARTFGELCGQGGKEGKVLHAYAFDCVTLHLFHPHSTNSLTDPKDSEIMLEVTFDSSLQNRLLSHYSPLLHRLLNTFMVSILSLKPRETPLADSFVLNTAAQPHASPFTLLHRLHSQSPLGQIDIAAESLDHMAAGIDTTGDALCFLIWELSRPSSLIYQQTLQAELRSASPDTPFDQLPYLDAAVMEGLRMFPAIPMSLPRYAPPGRTTIIDSYKIPTGTIVSCQPLSVQRLGPEKGGTFPEPDRFWPERWLKSEGETQAEFEERDRGMKRGFMAFGMGGRGCIGKHLALAEMKCLLREVYTRYRTLPDERMRAGEMEQADLLVSSRPAGQRCLVRFERLEA, from the exons ATGAcacctctcctcgtcctcctcgccctcgccctcttgcTCATCTACCTCTTatctcccctcctttccaGAGACACCCTACCAGGCCCCCTCTACGCCCGCCTAACCTCCCTCATTCTCAAATACCACGAGTTCACCGCCACACGAACCACCTACATCCactccctccacctccgctACGGCCCCGTAGTCCGCATCGCCCCCAACGAAGTTGCTTTTGCTTCGGCTGCTGCCGCAAAAGAAATCTACTGCAGCAATGGGAGCGGCTACGACAAGACCGAGTGGTACGATTTGTTCAAGGTGTATGACCGGCGAACAATGTTCACTACCTTGGGGAAGAGTGAGCATGcaaagaggaagagattgCTGGCGGATCGGTATGCGAATAGTAATATTAtgaaggggggggttatggAGGGGATCAAGCAGCGGGCGAGGACGTTTGGGGAGTTGTGTGGAcaggggggaaaggaggg AAAAGTCCTCCATGCCTACGCCTTCGACTGCGTAaccctccacctcttccacccacactcaaccaactccctcaccgacCCTAAAGACTCGGAAATCATGCTCGAAGTCACCTTTGACAGCTCCCTCCAAAACCGGCTCCTGAGCCAttactcccccctcctccaccgcctcctcaacaccttcATGGTCAGcatcctctctctcaaaCCCCGTGAAACCCCCCTAGCCGACTCCTTCGTCCTCAACACCGCCGCCCAACCCCACGCCTCCCctttcaccctcctccaccgcctccactCCCAGTCCCCCCTCGGACAGATCGACATCGCGGCCGAATCCCTAGACCACATGGCGGCAGGAATCGACACCACAGGCGACGCGCTCTGTTTTCTAATCTGGGAACTGTCCCGACCTTCTTCTCTCATCTATCAACAGACCCTCCAAGCGGAACTCCGCTCCGCCTCCCCGGACACCCCGTTTGACCAACTCCCCTACCTCGACGCGGCGGTGATGGAAGGACTGAGGATGTTTCCCGCCATTCCCATGAGTCTGCCAAGATATGCACCACCAGGCAGAACCACCATCATTGACAGTTACAAAATACCCACCGGCACAATCGTCAGCTGTCAACCCCTCAGCGTTCAACGATTAGGTCCAGAAAAGGGCGGGACTTTCCCCGAACCGGACCGCTTCTGGCCGGAACGGTGGCTAAAATCCGAGGGGGAGACACAAGCggagtttgaggagagggacagggggatgaagagggggttCATGGcttttgggatgggggggagggggtgtatTGGGAAGCATCTTGCGCTGGCGGAGATGAAGtgtttgttgagggaggtgtaCACCAGGTATAGGACGTTGCCGGATGAGAGGATGAGagcgggggagatggagcagGCGGATTTGTTGGTTAGTAGTCGCCCGGCTGGGCAGAGGTGTTTGGTTAGGTTTGAAAGGCTGGAAGCGTGA
- the ALG8 gene encoding glycosyl transferase (EggNog:ENOG503NTZF; CAZy:GT57; COG:G): MGEIYPTLAQCAVVAAAFKILLFPAYKSTDFEVHRNWLAITNSLPLWEWYYEKTSEWTLDYPPFFAYFEWIMSQVAKLADPAMLRVRNLEYASWETVYFQRLTVIITELLLVYALQLFVDSSNGTSKRAAQAAAFSILLSPGLLIIDHIHFQYNGCMYGILIWSLILARKKSTLLWSGLLFAALLCMKHIYLYLAPAYFVFLLRAYCLSPKSIFRIQFLNCVKLGGGIAAIFGVAFGPFALKGQIPQILSRLFPFSRGLCHAYWAPNVWAIYSFVDRVLIVLAPRIGLSVKSGALQSVTRGLVGDTAFAVLPDITPQVCFASTLIFQVIPLVRLFGQPTWDTFIGAVTLCGYASFLFGWHVHEKAILLVIIPFSLIALRDRRYLGAFRPLAVAGHVSLFPLLFTPAEFPIKTAYTIFWLILFLMAFDRLAPASPRPRFFLFDRFSTLYITVSIPLILYCSLLHGIIFGRSYEFLPLMFTSSYSAIGVVGSWVGFLVVYFTS; this comes from the exons ATGGGAGAGATCTATCCTACTCTTGCGCAATGCGCCGTAGTGGCTGCCGCATTCAAGATCTTGTTGTTCCCAGCATA CAAATCGACCGATTTCGAAGTCCACCGAAACTGgctcgccatcaccaacagcctACCATTATGGGAGTGGTACTACGAAAAGACGTCCGAATGGACGCTCGACTACCCTCCGTTCTTTGCATACTTTGAATGGATCATGTCACAGGTCGCGAAGCTGGCCGACCCGGCCATGCTGAGGGTGCGCAATCTCGAATACGCTAGCTGGGAGACGGTATACTTCCAGAGGCTCACTGTGATTATCACGGAACTTCTTTTGGTCTACGCTCTCCAATT ATTTGTGGACTCAAGCAATGGCACATCGAAGCGCGCGGCCCAGGCGGCTGCCTTTTCTATCCTGTTGTCACCAGGTCTCCTTATTATCGATCACATTCACTTCCAGTACAACGGGTGCATGTACGGCATCCTCATTTGGTCCCTGATTTTGGCTAGGAAGAAGTCGACCTTACTGTGGAGCGGCCTGTTGTTTGCGGCGCTGCTGTGCATGAAGCACATCTACCTCTACCTCGCGCCGGCATACTTTGTCTTCCTGCTCAGAGCCTACTGCCTTTCTCCCAAGTCGATATTCCGGATTCAGTTTCTCAACTGCGTGAAGCTGGGCGGAGGAATTGCGGCCATCTTTGGGGTGGCGTTTGGTCCGTTTGCTCTCAAGGGGCAGATCCCCCAGATCTTGAGCCGGCTGTTCCCCTTTTCTCGGGGTCTATGCCATGCTTACTGGGCGCCAAACGTGTGGGCCATCTATTCGTTTGTGGACCGAGTCTTGATCGTCCTCGCGCCCAGAATTGGTTTGTCGGTCAAGAGCGGCGCGCTCCAAAGCGTCACCCGTGGCTTGGTCGGAGACACTGCGTTTGCCGTCCTTCCCGACATCACGCCACAGGTGTGCTTCGCCTCGACTTTGATCTTCCAGGTCATTCCTCTTGTGAGGCTGTTTGGTCAGCCCACGTGGGATACCTTTATTGGAGCTGTCACGCTGTGCGGTTATGCTTCCTTCCTGTTCGGATGGCACGTCCACGAGAAAGCCATCCTCCTGGTCATCATACCATTCAGCCTCATTGCTCTCAGGGACAGACGCTATCTTGGTGCCTTCCGGCCGCTGGCTGTTGCGGGACATGTTTCACTGTTCCCGCTCTTGTTCACACCGGCCGAGTTCCCGATCAAGACCGCATACACCATTTTCTGGTTGATCCTGTTCCTGATGGCATTCGACCGTCTCGCGCCTGCATCGCCCCGGCCGAGGTTCTTCTTGTTTGACCGCTTCAGCACGCTCTACATCACAGTGAGCATCCCGCTCATCCTGTACTGCTCACTGCTGCACGGGATCATTTTCGGCAGAAGTTACGAGTTTCTCCCTCTCATGTTCACCAGTTCGTACTCGGCTATTGGAGTTGTCGGCAGCTGGGTGGGCTTTTTGGTGGTTTATTTCACCTCATAG
- a CDS encoding hypothetical protein (EggNog:ENOG503NUDN; COG:B), protein MVQFKRKPVQFLPVPDIDDEQQEVWHIPQTGEVFTTYEDYLNRYVNHVHCLSLTPLIFKMLTLCFRMDFYKQKRFICTITGHSGLSFFDALESELANAAEVDDIFPEALKGPVLRRVQFSTVSRIDTLVDQIYDEFKNDYYPGEAVLVEVIGHTEKLAGIVRDKTRFGGKMLPDGTLSKPFATYFVSLTMSPAEEAVVDDAHIFRDRKIFTKQVLRQYIKKTVTREAWNGAPWLVKDEVAEKYHIDTRVPAHLRFDTKLQERKQLQAQKRMSNHDSSLLSGSISPTGPVRLPELKPAPKSHKSKAQQAAQAERALLRAKQQAMQANGNTHEPGQFMHLPLPGNPFQFPISFRGQIPPPMVPQTPEPPPPPPPPKYPIEDLQLNLRGHVRPQLKFMCKDTPVEVDAESKSPLSEKILMKSVGPLLETWDTLNVYCEIFKLDSFTFDDYVEAMLVASEEVPVELFTEIHCSVLKILVSSEAEGGKVQIQLPELEEEEEEEEPEESAAPTPEPEPQPSGRATRSSMAKLEAERLAAELAAAEQEEAEMDDAPGHRAEEVLQGFDWIEQLRKRSFKDGGWELIIVGLLHQLSKSERLKASCEELLEQLVPVDIEPSRETVRRNYATLDINYRVQALQIICMLTAETRAIRGYMEDCSETMTAYRKEKIEWQRKRKQLIEELKSLNDQRKILLPDNLPPSPPLEPTKVAIINGDVKMTDVDDLQANHTSDEIPDSEEDGRKLRRGHDRAVERKRKAEQEAERKEKAEAAAKVPKQSKQFTKVLRDIQKKEDDIAECEKEIAIIDNDLREADCPRTRVLGKDRFWNRYYWFERNGMPYGGLPDSSTAEAEYANGCIWVQGPDELEREGYIDTKEEYQEEYKAKFEMTVPERKKLEEGKTSVFNAHQWGYYDREEDVDKLLTWLDPRGVNELKLRKELVNYRDKIAKNMVNRRKYLGIDDTTAAPATPTEESVTNGATEKKEEETASVKEVSPEPHKGKRSTRVRHSVPAAPVEEEEEEEEEEKEKPKYRCLNWTNTTAMEEIGHLHSLEPPPARSRKPTKKKEAAAAAAVVAEVVAEPVANATRGKKGGRQSMK, encoded by the exons atg GTGCAATTCAAGCGCAAGCCGGTGCAGTTTCTGCCCGTGCCTGATATTGATgatgagcagcaggag GTATGGCACATCCCTCAGACCGGCGAGGTCTTTACCACCTATGAAGACTATCTGAACCGGTATGTCAACCACGTCCACTGCTTGTCTCTGACTCCTCTGATTTTCAAAATGCTAACATTGTGTTTCAGGATGGACTTTTATAAGCAA AAACGTTTCATCTGTACTATAACCGGTCACTCTGGGTTGAGTTTCTTTGATGCGCTCGAGAGCGAG CTCGCTAATGCCGCCGAGGTCGATGACATCTTCCCCGAAGCTCTCAAGGGCCCCGTTCTCCGACGCGTCCAATTTTCGACAGTTTCTCGGATCGATACGCTCGTCGATCAGATATACGACGAGTTCAAAAACGACTATTATCCCGGCGAGGCCGTGTTGGTGGAAGTTATAGGCCACACCGAGAAGCTCGCTGGTATTGTCAGGGACAAGACCCGTTTTGGTGGCAAAATGCTTCCCGACGGGACATTGTCAAAACCCTTTGCGACCTACTTTGTCAGTCTGACCATGTCGcctgccgaggaggcggtcGTCGACGATGCGCATATATTTCGGGATCGCAAAATCTTCACAAAGCAGGTACTGCGCCAGTACATCAAGAAGACAGTCACGAGAGAAGCTTGGAATGGGGCGCCTTGGCTGGTCAAGGACGAGGTTGCCGAGAAATACCACATCGACACGCGCGTACCGGCCCACCTGCGCTTCGACACCAAGCTCCAGGAGCGCAAGCAGCTCCAGGCGCAGAAAAGAATGTCGAACCATGACTCGAGCTTGCTGTCGGGATCGATTAGCCCTACCGGTCCCGTTCGATTGCCCGAGCTGAAGCCGGCGCCCAAAAGTCACAAATCCAAAGCTCAGCAGGCTGCCCAGGCAGAGCGTGCTCTTCTTAGGGCCAAGCAGCAGGCGATGCAAGCCAACGGCAACACGCACGAGCCTGGCCAGTTTATGCATTTGCCACTTCCTGGGAATCCGTTCCAGTTTCCGATATCCTTCCGCGGTCAGATTCCACCACCAATGGTACCGCAAACGCCCGAgccgccaccgcccccacctccaccaaagtATCCCATCGAGGACCTGCAGCTGAACCTCAGGGGCCATGTGAGGCCACAACTAAAGTTTATGTGCAAAGACACGCCCGTCGAAGTGGATGCCGAGTCCAAATCTCCCCTCAGCGAGAAGATTCTCATGAAGAGTGTTGGCCCGTTGTTGGAGACTTGGGACACTCTGAACGTGTACTGCGAAATTTTCAAGCTCGACTCCTTCACATTTGATGACTATGTGGAAGCCATGCTTGTTGCCTCGGAAGAGGTGCCAGTCGAGCTTTTCACAGAGATTCACTGCTCCGTCCTCAAGATCTTGGTGAGCTCTGAGGCGGAGGGTGGCAAAGTCCAGATCCAGCTCCCAGAGctcgaagaggaggaagaagaagaggagccGGAAGAGAGTGCGGCACCGACTCCGGAACCAGAGCCCCAGCCATCCGGGCGGGCCACCAGAAGCAGCATGGCCAAGTTGGAGGCGGAGCGGCTTGCGGCAGAACTCGCGGCGGCAGAGcaagaggaggcggagatggaCGATGCGCCGGGGCACCGTGCCGAAGAGGTGCTTCAGGGCTTTGACTGGATCGAGCAGCTGAGGAAACGCAGCTTCAAGGATGGCGGCTGGGAGCTCATCATAGTGGGGCTTTTGCACCAGCTGTCTAAGAGCGAGCGGCTCAAAGCTAGCTGTGAAGAGCTCTTGGAGCAGTTGGTTCCGGTCGACATTGAACCCAGTCGGGAGACGGTTCGGCGGAACTATGCCACACTTGATATCAACTATCGGGTGCAGGCGCTGCAGATTATTTGCATGCTGACTGCTGAGACGAGGGCCATCCGTGGGTACATGGAGGACTGCAGCGAGACCATGACTGCTTACCGAAAGGAAAAGATTGAgtggcagaggaagaggaaacaACT AATCGAGGAGTTGAAGAGTCTGAATGATCAGCGCAAGATCCTCCTTCCAGATAACCTCCCGCCAAGCCCACCTCTGGAGCCTACCAAGGTCGCCATCATAAATGGAGACGTCAAGATGACTGATGTTGATGACCTCCAAGCTAACCACACATCTGACGAGATTCCAGACTCTGAAGAGGATGGCCGGAAGCTCCGGCGGGGGCACGACCGTGCCGTTGAGCGCAAGCGCAAAGCCGAACAGGAAGCCGAGCGCAAGGAAAAGGCcgaggccgctgccaaggTCCCTAAGCAGTCCAAACAGTTCACTAAGGTCCTCAGAGACATtcaaaagaaggaggacgacaTTGCCGAGTGCGAAAAGGAGAttgccatcatcgacaaTGACCTCCGGGAGGCCGACTGTCCCAGAACCAGAGTCCTGGGCAAGGACAGGTTTTGGAACCGATACTACTGGTTCGAGAGAAACGGCATGCCGTATGGTGGTCTGCCAGACAGCTCGACAGCCGAGGCGGAGTACGCCAACGGTTGCATTTGGGTGCAGGGGccggatgagctggagagggagggttacATCGACACGAAGGAGGAGTATCAGGAGGAGTACAAGGCCAAGTTTGAGATGACGGTCCCAGAGCGGAAGAAGCTCGAAGAAGGCAAGACCAGCGTCTTCAACGCCCATCAGTGGGGCTACTACGAccgggaggaggacgtcgaCAAGCTTCTCACCTGGCTCGACCCCCGCGGCGTCAACGAGCTGAAGCTCCGCAAGGAACTGGTCAACTACCGCGACAAGATTGCGAAAAACATGGTCAACAGGAGGAAATACCTCGGCATcgacgacaccaccgccgctccCGCCACCCCAACAGAGGAGTCTGTCACCAATGGCGCcacagaaaagaaggaagaggagaccGCCTCTGTCAAGGAGGTGTCTCCGGAACCTCACAAGGGAAAGAGGAGCACGCGGGTCAGGCACTCGGTTCCTGCCGCGccggttgaggaggaagaggaggaggaggaggaggagaaggagaagccaaAGTATAGGTGTCTGAACTGGACGAACACGACGGCGATGGAAGAGATTGGGCACTTGCACAGTCTtgagccgccgccggcgaggtcgaggaagccgaccaagaagaaggaggctgctgctgctgctgcggtggtggctgaGGTGGTGGCTGAGCCGGTTGCTAATGCTacgagggggaagaagggggggaggcaGAGTATGAAGTGA